From a region of the Pseudoxanthobacter soli DSM 19599 genome:
- a CDS encoding molybdenum cofactor biosynthesis protein MoaE: MIVEVRIEPQPFDPAREADRLAGGRGDVGAVVSFTGYCRDEGGRLAALELDHYPGMAEDEIVRIAREAATRWPVTGIVVVHRHGLIRPGEAIVTVAAASAHRKGAFAAAEFMMDYLKTRAPFWKKEHLTDGTTGGWVEAKDDDATAAARW, encoded by the coding sequence ATGATCGTCGAGGTGCGCATCGAGCCGCAGCCGTTCGACCCGGCGCGCGAGGCCGACCGGCTCGCCGGCGGGCGCGGCGATGTCGGCGCGGTCGTCAGCTTCACCGGCTATTGCCGCGACGAGGGCGGCCGGCTCGCGGCGCTGGAGCTCGACCACTATCCCGGCATGGCCGAGGACGAGATCGTGCGCATCGCGCGCGAGGCCGCGACGCGCTGGCCCGTGACGGGGATCGTCGTGGTCCATCGCCACGGCCTGATCCGGCCCGGCGAGGCCATCGTCACCGTCGCCGCCGCCTCGGCGCACCGCAAGGGCGCGTTCGCCGCCGCCGAGTTCATGATGGACTATCTGAAGACCCGTGCGCCCTTCTGGAAGAAGGAGCACCTCACCGACGGCACCACCGGCGGCTGGGTCGAGGCGAAGGACGACGACGCCACCGCCGCCGCGCGGTGGTAG
- a CDS encoding cisplatin damage response ATP-dependent DNA ligase: protein MNRFARLLDQLTYQPRRNGKLALITAYLAEAPDPDRGFALAALTGALSFAHAKPGAIRALAAEKLDPVLFALSYDFVGDLSETVALMWPAPARTDGEAAARPEPPSLAGIVEGLATTPRAGVPALLDHWLAGLDETGRWALLKLVTGGLRVGVSARLAKTAVARLGAGISPDEVEEVWHGLEPPYGALFAWLEGRGPRPEASDGAPFRSPMLAHALDEADFATLDPGAFRAEWKWDGIRVQAVAGSDGGRRIARLYSRSGDDISNAFPEIVAALDFEGAIDGELLIRREGRVAPFSVLQQRLNRKTVTRTLMRDFPPIIRAYDLLALGGEDLRALPFEARRARLEMFVAGLGSDMIDLSPTVPFADWQALAAARADPTSAGAGVDAGAVEGVMLKRADSPYLAGRPKGPWFKWKRDPFNVDAVLMYAQRGHGKRSSFYSDYTFGVWRGDELVPVGKAYFGFTDAELGQIDRFVRENTVNRFGPVREVTHTAETGLVFEVAFEGLNRSPRHKAGLAMRFPRIARLRWDKRPSDADRIEALEALLPRG from the coding sequence GTGAACCGCTTCGCCCGCCTGCTCGACCAGCTGACATACCAGCCGCGCCGCAACGGCAAGCTGGCGCTGATCACCGCCTATCTCGCCGAGGCGCCGGACCCGGACCGGGGTTTCGCGCTCGCCGCGCTCACGGGCGCCCTGAGCTTCGCTCACGCCAAGCCGGGCGCGATCCGGGCGCTGGCCGCGGAAAAGCTGGACCCGGTGCTGTTCGCGCTCTCCTACGATTTCGTCGGCGACCTGTCGGAGACGGTGGCGCTGATGTGGCCGGCGCCGGCCCGGACGGACGGCGAGGCGGCGGCAAGGCCGGAGCCGCCGTCGCTCGCCGGGATCGTCGAGGGCCTCGCCACGACACCGCGGGCGGGCGTGCCGGCACTGCTCGATCACTGGCTCGCCGGGCTCGACGAGACCGGACGGTGGGCGCTTCTGAAGCTCGTCACCGGCGGATTGCGCGTCGGCGTCTCGGCGCGGCTCGCCAAGACCGCCGTAGCGCGGCTCGGCGCCGGTATCTCGCCGGACGAGGTGGAGGAGGTCTGGCACGGGCTGGAACCACCCTATGGCGCGCTGTTCGCCTGGCTGGAAGGCCGCGGCCCGCGCCCGGAGGCCTCCGACGGGGCGCCGTTTCGCTCGCCGATGCTCGCCCATGCCCTGGACGAGGCCGACTTCGCAACCCTCGATCCCGGGGCCTTCCGGGCCGAGTGGAAATGGGACGGGATCCGCGTGCAGGCGGTGGCGGGATCGGACGGCGGACGGCGGATCGCGCGGCTCTATTCCCGGTCCGGCGACGACATCTCGAACGCCTTTCCCGAGATCGTCGCGGCGCTCGATTTCGAGGGCGCCATCGACGGGGAGCTGCTGATCCGCCGCGAGGGTCGCGTCGCGCCGTTCTCGGTGCTGCAGCAGAGGCTCAACCGAAAGACGGTCACGCGCACGCTGATGCGCGATTTTCCGCCCATAATACGCGCCTATGATCTCCTGGCGCTCGGTGGAGAGGATCTTCGCGCGCTCCCATTCGAAGCCCGGCGCGCGCGGCTGGAAATGTTCGTCGCCGGCCTCGGCTCGGACATGATCGACCTCTCCCCGACGGTGCCGTTCGCCGACTGGCAGGCGCTCGCCGCCGCACGGGCGGACCCCACCTCCGCCGGGGCGGGCGTCGATGCCGGCGCAGTCGAGGGCGTGATGCTGAAGCGCGCCGACAGCCCCTATCTCGCCGGAAGGCCGAAGGGACCGTGGTTCAAGTGGAAGCGCGATCCGTTCAATGTCGACGCCGTGCTGATGTACGCCCAGCGCGGCCACGGCAAGCGCTCGTCGTTCTATTCGGACTATACCTTCGGCGTCTGGCGGGGCGACGAGCTGGTGCCGGTCGGCAAGGCCTATTTCGGCTTCACCGATGCCGAACTCGGCCAGATCGACCGATTCGTGCGCGAGAACACCGTCAACCGCTTCGGCCCGGTGCGGGAGGTGACCCACACCGCCGAGACCGGGCTCGTGTTCGAGGTGGCATTCGAGGGGCTGAACCGCTCGCCGCGTCACAAGGCGGGGCTCGCCATGCGCTTCCCCCGCATCGCCCGGCTGCGCTGGGACAAACGCCCTTCCGACGCCGACCGGATCGAGGCGCTGGAGGCGTTGCTGCCGCGCGGATAG
- a CDS encoding DUF2076 domain-containing protein — MTPQEQQLIADLFERLGRADGPRDPEAERFIAERMAANPGAAYAMAQTIVVQDHALKSAEARISGLEKEIAAAKEAGSPANRSGGSFAPWTAGDLPAARGPLPAAGGLPQSRNAVSSQPVDQGAARLGAGSGMNAGMNTGMNAGMNPGMGSAAGPAGWSGGPSVDGRPATSVPSFGGRSSGMGGFLSGAGQIALGVVGGALLADAARSMFSGFGGASPTEEVVNNETIIEEPTAASPWGDSAGGDQVADAGRDGGVWGNDVNAQDPGAQDPGAQDLGAQDPGAQDPNVQDAGYDAGQDDGGQDQGWDAGGDLGGGDDSSWI, encoded by the coding sequence ATGACGCCCCAGGAACAGCAGTTGATCGCCGATCTGTTCGAACGCCTCGGCCGGGCCGACGGCCCGCGCGATCCGGAGGCCGAGCGTTTCATCGCCGAGCGCATGGCGGCCAATCCCGGCGCGGCCTACGCGATGGCACAGACCATCGTGGTGCAGGATCACGCGCTCAAGTCCGCCGAGGCGCGCATCTCCGGTCTTGAGAAGGAAATCGCGGCGGCGAAGGAGGCCGGTTCGCCGGCCAACCGGAGCGGCGGCAGCTTCGCGCCGTGGACGGCGGGCGACCTGCCCGCCGCGCGTGGCCCGCTGCCGGCGGCCGGCGGCCTGCCGCAGAGCCGCAATGCCGTGTCGAGCCAGCCGGTCGATCAGGGTGCCGCGCGCCTCGGCGCGGGTTCCGGCATGAACGCCGGCATGAACACCGGGATGAACGCTGGCATGAACCCGGGGATGGGTTCCGCCGCGGGGCCTGCCGGCTGGAGCGGCGGACCTTCCGTCGACGGGCGGCCGGCGACCAGCGTCCCCTCGTTCGGCGGACGGTCGTCGGGCATGGGCGGCTTCCTCTCCGGTGCCGGGCAGATCGCGCTCGGCGTCGTCGGCGGCGCGCTTCTGGCCGATGCCGCGCGCTCGATGTTCTCCGGCTTTGGCGGTGCCAGTCCGACCGAGGAGGTCGTGAACAACGAAACCATCATCGAGGAGCCGACCGCGGCCTCGCCCTGGGGCGATTCCGCGGGGGGCGATCAGGTGGCCGACGCCGGCCGCGACGGCGGCGTGTGGGGCAACGATGTCAACGCGCAGGATCCGGGCGCTCAAGACCCGGGCGCTCAAGACCTGGGCGCTCAAGACCCGGGTGCCCAGGATCCGAACGTTCAGGATGCCGGTTACGATGCCGGTCAGGACGATGGCGGCCAGGATCAGGGCTGGGACGCCGGCGGCGATCTCGGCGGCGGCGACGACAGCAGCTGGATCTGA
- the moaD gene encoding molybdopterin converting factor subunit 1 yields the protein MKAVYFAWVRERIGVAEEEIEPPAGIATAADLIGWLSGRGENYAAAFARPEVVRIAIDRRHAAPEAPIGAAREIAFFPPMTGG from the coding sequence GTGAAGGCCGTCTATTTCGCCTGGGTCCGCGAGCGGATCGGCGTCGCGGAAGAAGAGATCGAGCCCCCTGCCGGCATCGCGACGGCCGCCGACCTGATCGGCTGGCTGTCCGGCCGCGGCGAGAACTACGCCGCCGCGTTCGCCCGGCCGGAGGTGGTGCGCATCGCCATCGACCGGCGCCACGCCGCCCCGGAAGCCCCGATCGGCGCCGCCCGCGAGATCGCGTTCTTCCCGCCGATGACCGGCGGCTAG
- a CDS encoding GNAT family N-acetyltransferase, protein MIIETPRLRLRPWTAGDIDRLAALNAEPEVNAWLGGPGLSRHDAAVLARITGHFDENGWGIWLVESRQFERGQVEGGQVESRQFETGDGAFLGLAGLQPVRPTLPLAPATEAVWRLRRAAWGRGYVVEAMTAILTAAVAAGAPADLVALVARPNLRSAATAGRLGFRHDPAADFLHPDLAADHPLRPHRVFRRSALEH, encoded by the coding sequence ATGATCATCGAGACCCCACGTCTTCGGCTGCGGCCGTGGACAGCCGGCGACATCGACCGCCTCGCTGCGCTCAATGCCGAGCCCGAAGTGAACGCCTGGCTCGGCGGACCGGGCCTCTCCCGCCATGACGCCGCGGTGCTGGCGCGCATCACCGGGCATTTCGACGAAAACGGCTGGGGGATCTGGCTCGTCGAAAGCCGGCAGTTCGAGCGTGGGCAGGTCGAGGGTGGGCAGGTCGAAAGTCGGCAGTTCGAAACCGGCGACGGTGCGTTTCTGGGCCTTGCCGGATTGCAGCCGGTGCGGCCGACACTGCCGCTCGCGCCGGCGACCGAGGCGGTGTGGCGCCTGCGCCGCGCGGCCTGGGGGCGGGGCTATGTCGTCGAGGCGATGACGGCGATCCTGACCGCGGCCGTTGCAGCCGGCGCGCCCGCGGATCTCGTGGCCCTCGTCGCCCGGCCCAACCTGCGCTCCGCCGCGACCGCCGGGCGCCTCGGCTTCCGGCACGATCCGGCGGCGGACTTCCTGCATCCCGATCTCGCGGCGGATCATCCGCTCAGGCCGCACCGGGTGTTCCGCCGGTCCGCGCTTGAGCATTAG
- a CDS encoding winged helix-turn-helix transcriptional regulator, producing the protein MAYTEQKVVETIPIVRPVLEQIAHKWSILVLTFLCEEPKRFNALRRRMGGITQKALTETLRRLERNGLVERHVATTSPIAVVYSITPLGRTLQAPFLSLYDWALDHQGDLDEAQRRFDANEPPCLGGIDAGRPLLSASSQAR; encoded by the coding sequence ATGGCTTACACAGAACAAAAAGTCGTCGAGACAATCCCGATCGTGCGCCCGGTGCTCGAGCAGATCGCTCACAAGTGGTCTATCCTCGTTCTCACTTTTCTGTGCGAGGAACCGAAGCGCTTCAACGCGTTGCGGCGGCGGATGGGCGGGATTACGCAGAAGGCGCTGACGGAGACACTGCGGCGGCTGGAGAGAAACGGGCTGGTGGAGCGCCACGTCGCCACGACGTCTCCGATCGCCGTGGTCTATTCCATCACGCCGCTCGGGCGCACGCTGCAGGCGCCGTTCCTGTCTCTCTATGACTGGGCGCTGGACCACCAGGGCGATCTGGACGAGGCGCAGCGGCGGTTCGACGCCAACGAACCGCCTTGCCTCGGCGGCATCGATGCCGGCCGTCCGCTCCTGTCCGCGTCTTCCCAGGCACGATAG
- a CDS encoding MarR family winged helix-turn-helix transcriptional regulator — protein MTTSSAREMPLGFLLSDAQRLIRNQFDAAAEAAGLGLTAGEARTLGHISKLEGRRQSVLAEYMNIDPMTLVSYLDRLEAAGLVERQPDPADRRAKIVRLTPKSEPVVRKIREVGRQVRDQATEGLDDDDVARFVAYLTRMIENLGGDSSKIGDCKTPRASATQRS, from the coding sequence ATGACGACCTCCTCCGCCCGTGAAATGCCCCTGGGCTTTCTCTTGTCCGATGCCCAACGGCTGATCAGGAACCAGTTCGACGCGGCAGCGGAGGCCGCGGGTCTCGGCCTGACGGCGGGCGAGGCCCGCACCCTCGGTCACATCTCCAAGCTCGAAGGGCGGCGGCAGAGCGTGCTGGCCGAATACATGAACATCGATCCGATGACGCTCGTGTCCTATCTCGACCGGCTGGAGGCGGCCGGTCTCGTCGAGCGCCAGCCCGACCCGGCCGACCGGCGGGCGAAGATCGTGCGGCTGACGCCGAAGTCCGAGCCGGTGGTGCGCAAGATCCGCGAAGTCGGCCGCCAGGTGCGCGACCAGGCCACGGAAGGCCTCGACGACGACGATGTCGCCCGCTTCGTCGCCTACCTGACGCGGATGATCGAGAATCTCGGCGGCGACTCGTCCAAGATCGGCGACTGCAAGACCCCCCGGGCGTCGGCGACGCAACGGTCCTGA
- a CDS encoding DUF6460 domain-containing protein gives MADGPLSRFLGGSPGRVALQLLVLCFVVGVILSALDIRPWDIFQWLRQTVHDIASMGFGAVERFGQYLLLGAVIVIPVWLVLRILSSTRR, from the coding sequence ATGGCAGACGGCCCGCTCTCGCGCTTCCTCGGCGGATCGCCCGGTCGCGTGGCCCTTCAGCTTCTGGTGCTGTGCTTCGTGGTGGGCGTGATCCTGTCGGCCCTCGACATCCGCCCATGGGACATCTTCCAATGGCTGCGCCAGACGGTGCACGACATCGCCTCGATGGGCTTCGGGGCCGTGGAGCGGTTCGGGCAGTACCTGCTGCTCGGTGCCGTGATCGTGATCCCGGTGTGGCTGGTGCTGCGCATCCTCTCCTCGACGCGCCGCTGA
- a CDS encoding DUF2927 domain-containing protein translates to MFRPSFAFSIPLLAVGLLMSPLAPSAAPEAVAAEAAPQKRAAPTPQEVAWAFSDDEIIDGFMRTVFGSEGPEATVEANAQVHKFAGPINVRIVSQSRFDDRRAFVVKFIDTLRRTVPNLPIRVTKSADKANMTVYLVDRSQYQPMVKAIVGERPDASFMEENNCSALASGEYSGVINKAIVFIVVNEGYRAFRHCMVEEITQSLGPVNDSSELPYSIYNDYSDVDGFGIFDWFIVTTLYDKRIKPGMSATAAMEVLPAAIADARKKLYKLVERKIIPPGGVRAPQ, encoded by the coding sequence ATGTTCCGCCCTTCCTTCGCCTTTTCCATTCCGTTGCTGGCGGTTGGCCTGCTCATGTCTCCGCTCGCGCCATCGGCGGCGCCGGAGGCCGTCGCGGCCGAGGCCGCGCCGCAGAAGCGCGCGGCGCCGACGCCGCAGGAAGTCGCCTGGGCCTTTTCCGACGACGAAATCATCGACGGCTTCATGCGCACGGTGTTCGGCAGCGAAGGGCCGGAAGCCACCGTCGAGGCCAATGCGCAGGTTCACAAGTTCGCCGGGCCGATCAATGTGCGCATCGTCAGCCAGTCGCGCTTCGACGACCGTCGCGCGTTCGTGGTGAAATTCATCGACACCCTGCGCCGCACGGTGCCCAACCTGCCGATCCGCGTCACCAAATCGGCCGACAAAGCCAACATGACGGTCTATCTCGTCGATCGCAGCCAGTACCAGCCGATGGTCAAGGCCATCGTCGGCGAGCGGCCCGACGCGAGCTTCATGGAAGAGAACAACTGCTCCGCGCTCGCCAGCGGCGAATATTCCGGCGTGATCAACAAGGCGATCGTCTTCATCGTCGTCAACGAAGGCTATCGTGCCTTCCGGCACTGCATGGTCGAAGAGATCACCCAGAGTCTTGGCCCGGTGAACGACAGTTCGGAACTGCCCTATTCCATCTACAACGACTATTCCGACGTCGACGGTTTCGGCATCTTCGACTGGTTTATCGTGACCACGCTCTACGACAAGCGGATCAAGCCGGGCATGAGCGCCACGGCGGCGATGGAGGTGCTGCCCGCCGCCATCGCCGATGCCCGCAAGAAGCTCTACAAGCTCGTGGAGCGCAAGATCATCCCGCCCGGCGGCGTGCGCGCACCGCAATGA
- the pgsA gene encoding CDP-diacylglycerol--glycerol-3-phosphate 3-phosphatidyltransferase yields MRRSSALSLPNILTYARIAAVGFVTLFYFVPSLESRWVAVGIYIAAAITDFFDGYLARAWQQQSALGRMLDPIADKLLVSTCLLLMAADGTISGVSIVAAIVILCREILVSGLREFLAELRVSVPVTRMAKWKTTMQLVAVGVLLAGPAGDRLMPYTTDIGLVLLWVSALLTIYTGWDYFRAGIDHLVD; encoded by the coding sequence ATGCGGCGCTCGAGTGCGCTTTCCCTGCCGAACATCCTGACCTATGCGCGCATCGCTGCGGTTGGCTTCGTCACGCTGTTCTATTTCGTGCCGAGCCTGGAAAGCCGCTGGGTGGCGGTCGGCATCTATATCGCCGCTGCGATCACGGATTTCTTCGACGGCTATCTGGCGCGCGCGTGGCAGCAGCAATCGGCGCTCGGGCGCATGCTCGACCCCATCGCCGACAAGCTGCTGGTCTCCACCTGCCTTTTGCTGATGGCCGCGGACGGCACCATCAGCGGTGTCAGCATCGTGGCGGCCATCGTCATCCTCTGCCGCGAGATCCTGGTGTCCGGCCTGCGCGAGTTCCTGGCGGAACTGCGTGTCAGCGTGCCGGTGACGCGCATGGCGAAGTGGAAGACCACGATGCAGCTCGTCGCCGTCGGCGTCCTCCTCGCCGGCCCGGCCGGCGACCGGCTGATGCCCTACACCACCGATATCGGCCTCGTGCTGTTGTGGGTGTCGGCGCTCCTCACGATCTATACCGGGTGGGACTATTTCCGCGCCGGCATCGACCATCTGGTCGATTGA
- a CDS encoding type II toxin-antitoxin system HicB family antitoxin: MMRPAFVYPVALERDPGGKLQVFARDVPELVTSAWSEAEALEMAADALEVALGSYPIADRDFPPASAPLPGEHLVAPPPAAAAKFVVIAAWRAAGIRKTDLAERLGLAETEVRRILDPDRRTKLERLDEAARALGKRIVIGIEDL; encoded by the coding sequence ATGATGCGCCCCGCCTTCGTCTATCCGGTTGCCCTGGAACGCGACCCCGGCGGCAAGCTGCAGGTCTTTGCCCGTGACGTGCCCGAGCTCGTCACCTCCGCATGGAGCGAAGCCGAAGCCCTGGAAATGGCCGCCGATGCCCTGGAGGTCGCGCTCGGCTCGTATCCGATCGCGGACCGGGATTTCCCGCCAGCCTCGGCGCCGCTGCCGGGCGAACATCTGGTCGCGCCGCCACCGGCAGCGGCAGCGAAGTTCGTCGTCATTGCGGCATGGCGCGCGGCGGGCATCCGCAAGACGGACCTCGCCGAGCGCCTTGGCCTCGCCGAGACCGAAGTGCGCCGCATCCTCGACCCCGACCGCCGCACCAAACTGGAGCGGCTTGACGAGGCCGCCCGCGCACTCGGCAAGCGCATCGTGATCGGCATCGAGGATCTGTGA
- a CDS encoding ligase-associated DNA damage response exonuclease, giving the protein MAVFGISSPDRRLRPSDLLARVPGGLAAPPAGAMIDPARGVELALVTHGHSDHARAGHDTVVATAETLAIMAARLGRTFARRTVTARYGEPMRIGEATVTFFPAGHVLGSAQILIEAGGARAVVSGDYKRQADPTCLPFEVVPCDLFVTEATFALPVFRHPEARDEIAKLLASQAMFPERAHLVGAYTLGKAQRVIAELRTAGYDRPIHLHGAMVAICALYEAFGVALGDLRPVDLKARDPLAGEIVLCPPQAVGDRWAGRFADPVSAFASGWMRVRAHARMRGVELPLVISDHADWEDLCTTIVETGAREVWVTHGEETALVHWCTGRGIDATPLRLVDYGREDGEDELPPPPSGDAGEPEATP; this is encoded by the coding sequence ATGGCAGTTTTCGGCATCTCCTCCCCCGACCGTCGCCTGCGCCCGTCCGATCTGCTCGCACGGGTGCCGGGCGGCCTTGCCGCGCCGCCGGCCGGGGCGATGATCGACCCGGCGCGCGGCGTGGAGCTGGCGCTCGTCACCCACGGCCATTCCGATCACGCGCGCGCCGGTCACGACACCGTGGTCGCGACCGCCGAGACGCTGGCGATCATGGCGGCCCGGCTCGGCCGCACCTTCGCCCGCCGCACCGTCACCGCGCGCTATGGCGAGCCGATGCGGATCGGCGAGGCGACGGTGACGTTCTTCCCGGCCGGGCACGTGCTCGGCTCGGCGCAGATCCTGATCGAGGCCGGCGGGGCGCGGGCCGTGGTGTCGGGCGACTACAAGCGCCAGGCGGATCCGACCTGCCTGCCGTTCGAGGTGGTGCCCTGCGACCTGTTCGTGACCGAGGCCACCTTCGCGCTGCCGGTGTTCCGCCACCCGGAGGCCCGTGACGAGATCGCCAAGCTGCTGGCCTCGCAGGCGATGTTCCCCGAGCGCGCCCATCTGGTCGGGGCCTATACCCTCGGCAAGGCCCAGCGCGTGATCGCCGAGCTGCGCACCGCCGGCTACGACCGGCCGATCCACCTGCACGGCGCGATGGTGGCGATCTGCGCGCTCTACGAGGCGTTCGGAGTCGCGCTCGGCGACCTCAGGCCTGTCGACCTGAAGGCGCGAGACCCACTCGCCGGCGAGATCGTGCTCTGCCCGCCCCAGGCGGTGGGCGACCGCTGGGCGGGCCGGTTCGCCGATCCGGTTTCGGCATTCGCCAGCGGCTGGATGCGGGTGCGAGCCCACGCCCGGATGCGCGGCGTGGAGCTGCCGCTGGTCATCTCCGACCATGCCGACTGGGAAGACCTCTGCACCACCATCGTAGAGACCGGCGCGCGCGAGGTCTGGGTCACCCACGGCGAGGAAACGGCGCTGGTGCACTGGTGTACCGGCCGCGGCATCGATGCCACGCCGCTGCGCCTCGTCGACTACGGCCGGGAGGACGGCGAGGACGAGCTCCCGCCCCCGCCGTCCGGGGACGCCGGGGAGCCGGAGGCGACGCCGTGA
- a CDS encoding SDR family NAD(P)-dependent oxidoreductase gives MTHQHSDKPGVAIVTGASSGIGRVYADRLAARGYDLVLVARREERLRDIAADLRQRHAVNAEVLAADLSRPAGVAAVVERLSGDASVSLLVNNAGFSALKPLTDTPDNVILDMIGLNVTALTVLSKAALVAFKARNAGTLVNVGSGAGFAPYPGIPVYGSTKAYVYLFTQSLQSEVEGTAVRVQLVLPGAVISEGWDVAGGAALEPLPEAIVMTTEDCVDAALAGLDLGERVTCPSLHDETILRDYEALTGRLMQSMFDGKPAARYKAGG, from the coding sequence TTGACACATCAACATTCGGACAAGCCGGGCGTTGCGATCGTGACCGGCGCTTCATCCGGGATCGGCAGGGTCTATGCCGATCGGCTGGCCGCGCGCGGCTACGATCTCGTGCTCGTCGCGCGCCGCGAAGAGCGCCTGCGGGACATCGCCGCCGATCTGCGCCAGCGCCACGCGGTGAACGCCGAGGTGCTGGCCGCCGACCTGTCGCGACCGGCCGGCGTGGCGGCGGTCGTGGAGCGACTGTCGGGCGACGCCTCGGTTTCCCTACTGGTGAACAATGCCGGCTTCTCGGCCCTGAAGCCACTGACGGACACGCCGGACAACGTCATCCTCGACATGATCGGCCTCAACGTCACCGCGCTGACGGTGCTCTCGAAGGCGGCGCTCGTCGCGTTCAAGGCGCGGAACGCGGGAACCCTCGTCAATGTAGGTTCCGGCGCGGGCTTCGCGCCCTACCCCGGAATCCCGGTCTATGGGTCCACCAAGGCCTATGTCTATCTGTTCACCCAGAGCCTGCAGAGCGAGGTCGAGGGGACGGCGGTGCGCGTGCAACTCGTGCTGCCGGGCGCCGTCATCTCGGAAGGCTGGGACGTGGCGGGCGGCGCCGCCCTCGAGCCTCTGCCGGAAGCGATCGTGATGACCACCGAGGACTGCGTCGATGCCGCCCTGGCGGGCCTCGATCTCGGCGAGCGCGTCACGTGCCCTTCGCTCCACGACGAAACGATCCTTCGTGACTACGAAGCGCTGACGGGAAGGCTGATGCAGTCGATGTTCGACGGCAAACCGGCAGCACGGTACAAGGCCGGCGGCTAG